One window from the genome of Panthera leo isolate Ple1 chromosome D3, P.leo_Ple1_pat1.1, whole genome shotgun sequence encodes:
- the ARPC3 gene encoding actin-related protein 2/3 complex subunit 3 yields MPAYHSSLMDPDTKLIGNMALLPIRSQFKGPAPRETKDTDIVDEAIYYFKANVFFKNYEIKNEADRTLIYITLYISECLKKLQKCNSKSQGEKEMYTLGITNFPIPGEPGFPLNAIYAKPANKQEDEVMRAYLQQLRQETGLRLCEKVFDPQNDKPSKWWTCFVKRQFMNKSLSGPGQ; encoded by the exons GCTTACCACTCTTCTCTCATGGACCCCGATACCAAACTCATTGGAAACATGGCACTGTTGCCTATCAGAAGTCAGTTCAAAGGACCCGCCCCTAGAGAGA CAAAAGATACAGATATTGTGGATGAAGCCATCTATTACTTCAAGGCCaatgttttcttcaaaaactATGAGATTAAG aaTGAAGCTGATAGAACCTTGATATATATAACTCTCTATATTTCTGAGTGTCTGAAGAAACTCCAAAAG tgcaatTCCAAAAGCCAAGGTGAGAAAGAAATGTATACCCTGGGAATCACTAATTTTCCCATTCCTGGAGAGCCTGGTTTTCCACTTAATGCAATTTATGCCAAACCTGCAAACAAACAGGAGGATG AGGTGATGAGGGCCTACTTACAGCAGCTGAGACAAGAGACTGGACTGAGACTTTGTGAGAAAGTTTTTGACCCTCAGAATGATAAACCTAGCAAG TGGTGGACTTGCTTTGTGAAGAGACAGTTCATGAACAAGAGTCTTTCAGGACCTGGACAGTAA